The Stratiformator vulcanicus genome has a segment encoding these proteins:
- the folK gene encoding 2-amino-4-hydroxy-6-hydroxymethyldihydropteridine diphosphokinase, which yields MHRAFVGIGSNIDPEQNLPAAIELLASHGEILAVSRVYETAPVGFTDQADFLNAAVLVATELSPEQFLSDVVGEIETRLGRVRDPENKMGPRTIDLDLALFDDLVGEYAGRTLPDGDIFRYAFLAIPLAELDPDYRHPTDGRTLAEIAASFENRLDGMVLRDDVDLRS from the coding sequence GTGCATCGCGCTTTCGTCGGAATCGGATCCAATATCGACCCGGAGCAGAATCTGCCCGCGGCTATCGAATTGCTGGCCAGCCACGGCGAAATCCTAGCCGTCTCCCGCGTCTACGAAACCGCGCCGGTCGGTTTCACCGATCAGGCCGACTTCTTGAATGCGGCCGTGCTCGTGGCGACCGAATTGTCGCCCGAACAGTTCCTCAGCGATGTCGTCGGCGAAATCGAGACACGTCTGGGCCGAGTCCGCGATCCCGAAAACAAGATGGGGCCTCGCACGATCGATCTCGATCTGGCCCTGTTTGACGATCTCGTGGGCGAATATGCGGGGCGAACGCTGCCCGATGGCGACATCTTTCGATATGCGTTTCTCGCCATTCCGCTCGCCGAACTCGATCCCGACTATCGACACCCGACCGACGGGCGCACGTTGGCCGAGATAGCAGCGTCATTCGAAAACAGGCTCGACGGGATGGTCTTGCGGGACGACGTCGATCT
- the folB gene encoding dihydroneopterin aldolase gives MSDQVIIKDLLLRAIIGINPDERIKKQDVLINITLDCDCGPAGQSDAIDDAVNYRTISKRTIDLVENSEFFLVEKMAAQIAAICLEDDRVTTATVKVEKPTAVRFAASVGVVITRSR, from the coding sequence ATGAGCGACCAAGTCATCATCAAAGACCTGCTGCTGCGGGCGATCATCGGAATCAATCCCGACGAGCGGATCAAAAAGCAGGATGTGCTAATCAACATCACGCTCGATTGCGATTGCGGTCCGGCCGGCCAGAGCGATGCGATCGACGATGCCGTGAATTACCGGACGATTTCGAAGAGGACGATCGATCTCGTCGAGAACTCCGAATTCTTTCTCGTCGAGAAGATGGCTGCGCAGATCGCTGCGATCTGTCTGGAAGATGACCGCGTGACGACTGCGACGGTCAAAGTGGAGAAGCCGACTGCCGTCCGCTTCGCCGCCTCCGTCGGCGTTGTGATCACGCGGTCAAGGTGA
- a CDS encoding SDR family oxidoreductase: MNLDGKTCVVTGAAVRIGRSIALGAGRAGANVVVHYGTSKDEAEETAAELREFGVGALTISADLNDSVATAEAIFDAARDAFGPIDVLVNSAAIFENAPLVETTEDLYDRHQNINLKSPFFLAQQFVKQLPGDRRGHILNLADWRSRRIPPDFIAYTLAKAGLAAMTEGLAQQLAPRVQVNAIAPGAILPPPGSDPEEWKSRKVPEIPLGRTGGPDDIAAAALYLLQSDFISGEILHVTGAEHLSGP, translated from the coding sequence ATGAACCTTGACGGCAAAACGTGCGTGGTGACCGGTGCCGCGGTCCGAATCGGTCGATCGATCGCCCTCGGGGCGGGCAGGGCCGGTGCCAATGTGGTCGTGCATTACGGAACCTCGAAAGACGAAGCTGAAGAGACGGCTGCGGAACTTCGTGAGTTCGGGGTGGGAGCGCTCACGATTTCGGCGGACCTGAACGACTCGGTCGCGACGGCCGAGGCGATCTTCGATGCGGCCCGCGACGCATTCGGGCCTATCGACGTGCTGGTCAACAGCGCGGCGATCTTTGAAAACGCGCCGCTGGTGGAGACGACCGAAGACCTATACGACCGGCACCAGAACATCAATCTGAAATCGCCGTTCTTCCTTGCCCAACAATTTGTGAAACAACTGCCGGGGGATCGTCGCGGACACATCCTCAATCTCGCCGACTGGCGGTCACGGCGAATTCCCCCCGACTTCATCGCCTACACGCTCGCCAAGGCGGGGCTTGCGGCAATGACGGAAGGGCTCGCGCAGCAGTTGGCGCCGCGCGTTCAGGTCAACGCGATCGCCCCGGGAGCGATCCTGCCGCCGCCCGGAAGCGATCCCGAGGAGTGGAAAAGCCGCAAGGTGCCGGAGATTCCACTGGGCCGAACCGGTGGACCGGACGACATCGCGGCCGCGGCGCTCTATCTTTTGCAGTCGGACTTTATCAGCGGCGAGATTTTGCACGTCACCGGAGCGGAGCACCTGTCGGGACCATGA
- the crtI gene encoding phytoene desaturase family protein translates to MTAGPNHSRNRAPKVIIAGAGPGGLAAAMLLRHAGCQVSLYERRPSVGGRTSSIRAEGFRFDCGPTFFLYPRVLQEVFSAVGRDLADEVPMARLDPQYRLIFGQGGQLDATRDVEKMERQIASINPRDVGNFERYLTENRHKLEKFRPALESPFSKLTDLMSPGLIAALPVLRPWLSVDGDLKRYFKDQRLRIAFSFQSKYLGMSPFRCPSLFSILAFLEYEHGVWHPYGGCGQISERMAEIAVEMGVELHTAEPIEEILFDGRKAVGVKTASGEESCDALVINADFARAMQRLVPDTIRRRWTDRKIEKKEFSCSTYMMYLGIEGLEEQLQHHTIYISENYDRNLREIESDHVLSDDPSVYVQNAGITDDSLAPKGCSTLYVLAPVTHQHPNVDWSVEKDRFRKVVMRQLAHLGIENLEKRIRFEKIITPADWDTDYEIHIGATFNLAHSLKQMLHLRPRNRFEDLDGVYLVGGGTHPGSGLPVIYESARITSRLLCGDFGLEFPETDEPPALISRGSADDALEAEAVAS, encoded by the coding sequence ATGACCGCTGGACCAAATCATTCGCGGAACAGAGCTCCGAAGGTCATCATCGCCGGAGCCGGACCGGGCGGTCTGGCCGCGGCAATGCTGCTGCGTCATGCGGGCTGCCAGGTGAGCCTCTACGAACGCCGCCCGAGCGTGGGAGGCCGGACCAGTTCGATCCGCGCCGAAGGTTTTCGCTTTGACTGCGGGCCAACCTTTTTTCTGTATCCTCGGGTCCTTCAGGAAGTATTCTCCGCCGTCGGACGTGATCTGGCTGACGAAGTACCGATGGCGCGGCTCGATCCGCAATATCGGCTGATCTTCGGCCAAGGCGGCCAACTCGACGCCACCCGTGACGTCGAGAAAATGGAACGACAGATCGCGTCGATCAATCCACGCGACGTCGGGAACTTCGAACGCTATCTGACGGAGAACCGCCACAAGCTGGAGAAATTCCGGCCTGCGCTCGAGTCCCCCTTCAGCAAGCTGACCGATTTGATGTCGCCCGGGCTCATCGCAGCCCTGCCGGTCCTGCGGCCGTGGCTGTCGGTTGACGGGGACCTGAAACGCTACTTCAAAGACCAGCGGCTGCGAATCGCGTTCAGCTTTCAGTCGAAGTATCTCGGGATGTCTCCCTTCCGATGTCCGAGCCTGTTTTCAATTCTGGCGTTTCTCGAATACGAACACGGCGTCTGGCATCCGTACGGCGGGTGCGGGCAGATTTCGGAGCGGATGGCTGAAATCGCCGTCGAGATGGGCGTTGAACTGCATACCGCCGAGCCGATCGAAGAGATTCTTTTCGACGGGCGTAAAGCCGTTGGTGTGAAGACCGCATCCGGCGAAGAGTCCTGTGATGCTTTGGTCATCAACGCCGACTTCGCCCGCGCGATGCAGCGACTCGTTCCCGACACAATTCGCCGTCGCTGGACCGATCGCAAAATCGAGAAGAAGGAGTTCAGTTGCTCCACCTACATGATGTATTTGGGGATTGAAGGTCTCGAAGAGCAGTTGCAGCACCACACGATTTACATCTCTGAAAACTACGACCGCAACCTGCGAGAGATCGAGAGCGACCATGTGCTTTCGGACGATCCCAGCGTCTACGTTCAGAACGCCGGAATCACGGATGACTCGCTCGCCCCGAAAGGTTGCAGCACGCTATACGTGCTCGCCCCGGTGACGCATCAGCATCCGAACGTCGACTGGTCCGTCGAGAAAGATCGATTCCGCAAAGTCGTGATGCGACAGCTCGCACATTTAGGAATCGAGAATCTTGAGAAGCGAATTCGCTTTGAAAAGATCATCACACCGGCCGATTGGGATACCGACTACGAAATTCACATCGGTGCGACGTTCAATCTCGCTCACAGCCTGAAGCAAATGTTGCACTTGCGGCCGCGAAACCGCTTCGAAGACCTTGACGGCGTCTATCTCGTGGGCGGCGGAACTCACCCGGGAAGTGGTTTGCCGGTGATTTACGAGTCAGCACGCATCACCAGTCGCCTGCTCTGCGGGGACTTCGGTTTAGAGTTTCCTGAGACCGACGAGCCGCCGGCCCTCATCTCTCGCGGCTCCGCCGATGATGCTTTGGAAGCCGAGGCCGTTGCTTCCTGA
- a CDS encoding aldehyde dehydrogenase family protein, with the protein MSTITAQRPNIDRRSHSDDPDEVAFVSEALTQARSSQSAWAEQPLREKLKIVRRFREQIAARPDDFTYAVELPQRRNRAETLASELLPLADACQFLESEAPRLLEPKKLSKRGRPGWLKGVIAEEHREPFGVVLIIATWNYPLLLPGVQMLQALVAGNAVLLKPGKGSHAAAVALREAVVACGLDPNLVTVLSEATSAAQTAITPPEGTSGADKVILTGAAATGRKVLAQTAEHLTPAAMELSGCDAVYVRGDADLDLVVDCLALGMTFNGSATCIAPRRVLVHNSICDELADRLSARFAELPSAAIEPTLAGRLSRLVDEACDDGATKLAGQVEGHVVAPILLRDASPEMALLQADIFAPLLSIVRVTGDEQALEFDRRCPYALGATIFSTDETAARSLAAQINAGCVVINDFLIPTADPRIAFGGRGESGFGVTRGGQGLIEMTQPKTVVVQRASWRPHLTPPDETYEQFFKNYIASAHAKSPWARAKAGFAFLSEAVKRQREQR; encoded by the coding sequence ATGTCCACAATCACCGCACAGCGCCCCAATATCGACCGCCGTTCTCACAGCGACGACCCCGACGAGGTCGCATTCGTTTCGGAGGCCCTGACGCAGGCGCGGTCGAGCCAGTCGGCTTGGGCAGAGCAGCCGCTCCGAGAAAAACTGAAGATCGTCCGCCGCTTTCGCGAGCAAATTGCCGCACGACCCGATGACTTCACGTATGCGGTTGAACTGCCGCAGCGACGCAATCGCGCCGAGACCCTGGCCTCTGAACTGCTCCCGCTGGCCGACGCCTGCCAATTCTTGGAGTCGGAAGCGCCGCGGCTCTTAGAGCCGAAAAAGCTCTCAAAACGCGGCCGACCCGGCTGGTTGAAAGGCGTCATTGCCGAGGAGCATCGGGAACCGTTCGGCGTCGTGCTGATCATCGCGACTTGGAACTATCCGCTGCTACTGCCGGGCGTGCAGATGCTTCAGGCTCTCGTAGCCGGCAACGCCGTGCTGCTTAAGCCCGGTAAAGGAAGTCACGCCGCCGCGGTCGCGCTGCGAGAAGCCGTTGTGGCGTGCGGACTCGACCCGAACCTCGTCACCGTGCTTTCTGAAGCGACCTCCGCCGCCCAGACCGCCATCACGCCGCCCGAGGGAACCTCCGGCGCGGACAAAGTCATCCTGACCGGCGCCGCTGCGACGGGTCGCAAGGTGCTCGCTCAAACGGCGGAGCATCTCACCCCCGCCGCCATGGAACTTTCAGGCTGTGATGCCGTCTACGTTCGCGGCGACGCCGACCTCGATCTGGTCGTCGATTGCCTCGCCCTCGGCATGACCTTCAACGGCAGCGCCACGTGCATCGCTCCCCGTCGCGTGCTCGTCCACAATTCGATATGCGATGAGCTCGCCGACCGACTGTCGGCTCGGTTTGCCGAATTGCCGAGCGCCGCGATCGAACCGACACTGGCCGGCCGCCTTTCGCGGCTGGTCGACGAAGCCTGTGATGACGGAGCAACCAAACTGGCCGGGCAGGTCGAAGGCCATGTGGTCGCGCCGATTTTGCTGCGCGACGCTTCGCCTGAGATGGCATTGTTGCAGGCGGACATTTTCGCCCCGCTGCTGTCGATCGTCCGCGTTACCGGAGACGAGCAAGCCCTCGAATTCGACCGCCGGTGTCCCTACGCGCTGGGCGCGACGATCTTCTCAACCGATGAAACGGCGGCGCGATCACTCGCTGCACAAATTAATGCCGGTTGCGTCGTGATCAATGACTTTTTGATTCCGACGGCCGATCCGAGAATTGCCTTCGGGGGGCGCGGAGAGAGTGGTTTCGGCGTCACCCGCGGCGGACAGGGTTTAATCGAGATGACGCAGCCGAAGACGGTCGTCGTGCAGCGAGCATCGTGGCGACCTCATTTGACCCCGCCCGACGAAACTTACGAACAATTCTTTAAAAATTACATCGCCTCGGCCCACGCGAAGAGCCCTTGGGCTCGAGCCAAGGCGGGGTTTGCTTTCCTGTCTGAAGCGGTGAAGAGGCAACGAGAACAACGTTAA
- a CDS encoding phytoene desaturase family protein, producing MSIAEPLEAHSTSSASNERIVVIGGGLGGLASACVLAARGYQVTLLDKNEWFGGKAAILHEGGYRFDMGPTIVTLPSVLKRIFAEAGREMADYLDMRPLDPQWRCFFDSDSASGGGVLDLVSDVDQMKQNIAEFTGGSGTSADGYEEFLNYAEKLNGVSDRFFFWKSVGGLMDTFKADGMFDAKVLKDVMSLRMGSSVAGTVRKYVPDERVAQMIDHFTQYVGSAPDQSPAVLCGIAHMQTEEGIWYPIGGTRAVPEALCKLAGELGVEFRPSTHVAHIETQNGRTTGVRAVNGDLIECGAVVSNSDSVRTHRELIEGKPAQKFLNRRQYEPACSGVVLYLGLKESYEHLLHHCFVFSRDAEEEFEAIYRKGEPAPDPTCYLAAPARTEPGVAPEGGEALYVLVHTPYLRDHHDWSKMLPEYRQVILDKLKRTAGMEDIEDRIEVEQHLTPQDIHERYHVLNGAIYGLASHGKFTGAFKPANRSKDVTGLYLAGGSAHPGPGMPMVLMSGWIAADTLDQDGVVSKSAN from the coding sequence ATGAGTATCGCCGAGCCGCTGGAAGCACATTCAACTTCGTCCGCCTCGAACGAACGTATCGTCGTGATCGGTGGGGGTTTGGGCGGCCTCGCCTCGGCCTGCGTGTTAGCCGCCCGCGGCTATCAAGTCACATTGCTCGACAAAAACGAATGGTTCGGCGGCAAGGCGGCGATCCTGCATGAAGGCGGATATCGCTTCGACATGGGGCCGACGATCGTCACCCTGCCCTCGGTCTTGAAGCGCATTTTCGCCGAAGCCGGTCGCGAGATGGCCGACTATCTCGACATGCGGCCGCTCGACCCGCAGTGGCGGTGCTTCTTCGATTCCGATTCGGCGAGCGGCGGTGGCGTGCTCGACCTTGTGTCCGACGTCGACCAGATGAAGCAGAACATCGCGGAATTTACCGGAGGCAGCGGAACATCGGCGGATGGTTACGAGGAGTTCCTCAACTATGCCGAGAAGTTGAACGGCGTTTCCGACCGTTTCTTCTTCTGGAAGTCGGTCGGCGGCTTGATGGACACCTTCAAAGCCGACGGCATGTTCGATGCGAAAGTCCTTAAAGACGTGATGTCGTTGCGAATGGGCTCGAGTGTTGCGGGAACCGTCCGAAAGTACGTGCCGGACGAACGGGTCGCGCAGATGATCGACCACTTCACCCAATATGTCGGCAGCGCCCCCGATCAATCGCCCGCCGTGCTGTGCGGCATCGCTCATATGCAGACCGAAGAAGGAATTTGGTATCCGATCGGCGGCACGCGGGCGGTGCCCGAAGCTCTGTGCAAACTGGCGGGCGAATTGGGCGTCGAATTCCGGCCGTCCACTCACGTCGCTCATATTGAAACCCAAAACGGTCGCACCACCGGAGTTCGTGCGGTCAACGGTGACCTTATTGAATGTGGCGCGGTCGTTTCGAACAGCGATTCCGTTCGCACACACCGCGAACTCATTGAGGGCAAGCCGGCACAGAAATTCTTAAATCGTCGGCAATACGAGCCGGCCTGCTCCGGTGTGGTTCTCTATCTTGGTCTGAAAGAATCTTACGAGCATCTGCTGCATCACTGCTTCGTCTTTAGTCGCGACGCCGAGGAAGAGTTCGAGGCGATCTATCGCAAGGGTGAACCGGCTCCCGATCCGACGTGCTATCTCGCCGCTCCCGCCCGTACCGAACCCGGCGTGGCGCCGGAAGGTGGGGAGGCACTCTACGTGCTCGTTCATACGCCTTACTTACGCGATCACCACGATTGGTCGAAGATGCTGCCCGAATATCGGCAGGTGATTCTCGACAAGTTGAAGCGAACCGCGGGAATGGAAGACATTGAAGACCGCATCGAAGTCGAGCAGCACTTGACGCCACAGGACATCCACGAGCGGTATCATGTGCTCAACGGTGCGATTTATGGTCTCGCCAGCCACGGTAAATTTACGGGGGCATTTAAACCCGCGAACCGAAGCAAAGACGTGACCGGCCTATATCTGGCCGGCGGTTCGGCTCACCCGGGCCCGGGCATGCCGATGGTCTTAATGTCTGGCTGGATTGCCGCCGACACCCTCGACCAGGACGGCGTGGTCAGTAAATCTGCCAATTAG
- a CDS encoding lysophospholipid acyltransferase family protein has protein sequence MSTATARTSKAGRRPAACPRLNKTLCRLFLRYLRGYFPKHFHALRIQYENREAIPTSGPVVCFINHAGWWDPLTAFQYNRFLFPQRFAFAPIDATALERYPFLGKIGLFGIDAHSPRGAVQLLKTAGAIFERPDASLWITPQGRFCDPRERPIRFERGLGHLAKGTRGLTLIPVAIEYCHWNERLPELLVRVGDPVKSPTSDDGTTDLPLDTDAWTAELEHRLEATMDRLAVDAIARDKSRFEVVQAGRSGVSSLYDPVRRAIAWMKGKRYAAEHDVVLEGKT, from the coding sequence ATGAGTACTGCCACCGCCCGGACATCCAAAGCGGGTCGCCGGCCCGCGGCTTGCCCGCGGCTCAACAAGACGCTGTGTCGGCTTTTCTTAAGATACCTGCGCGGATATTTCCCAAAGCATTTCCACGCATTGCGGATTCAATACGAGAATCGCGAGGCGATACCGACCTCCGGCCCGGTCGTATGCTTCATTAATCACGCCGGTTGGTGGGACCCGCTGACCGCGTTTCAGTACAATCGTTTTCTGTTCCCCCAGCGATTCGCATTCGCGCCGATCGATGCCACAGCTTTGGAACGATATCCCTTTCTCGGCAAGATCGGCCTGTTCGGAATTGACGCGCATTCCCCTCGCGGGGCGGTGCAATTATTAAAGACAGCGGGCGCGATCTTCGAGCGTCCCGACGCATCGCTGTGGATTACGCCACAGGGGCGATTCTGCGACCCGCGTGAGCGGCCGATCCGGTTTGAGCGGGGGTTGGGACATCTGGCGAAGGGGACGCGAGGTTTGACTTTAATTCCGGTCGCCATTGAATATTGCCATTGGAATGAACGTCTGCCCGAACTGCTGGTGCGTGTCGGCGATCCGGTGAAGAGTCCGACGAGCGATGATGGCACGACCGACCTCCCCCTCGACACTGACGCATGGACGGCTGAGTTGGAGCATCGGCTTGAAGCGACGATGGACCGACTGGCGGTCGATGCGATCGCGCGGGACAAGTCGCGATTTGAGGTGGTCCAAGCGGGCCGGTCCGGGGTGAGTAGTCTATACGACCCGGTCCGCCGCGCGATCGCGTGGATGAAGGGCAAACGATACGCGGCCGAGCATGACGTGGTGCTGGAAGGCAAAACGTAA
- a CDS encoding glycosyltransferase, translated as MSYWMFALAITALVLAAIPALMTAINLCVFHPPKNPDAGARPAGISLLIPARNEERSIEACVETALKSEGVDLEVVVLDDHSEDATANIVGRLAERDDRVRLVSAPTLPEDWCGKQHACFRLSRFATHDRFCFIDADVRIKPGALGAMNAEMERRGVDLLSGFPRQETGTLLEKLLIPLIPFLLMGYLPLPIARRSNWSAFAAGCGQFFLTTRSAYETVGGHEAVKRSLHDGVTLPRAYRRAGLKTDIVDLTPLATCRMYRSNAEVWSGLSKNATEGLASPIGIWVWTFLLAGGFLLPFALRWEPLDCVELPPSDASKEVWDDHQRFLDADKALVLMPQIGVALALLTRLVLAWRFRQSLFAAVTYPVGIATLLVLQWSALVRKLLGRPESWKGRNYTAATSSTQT; from the coding sequence ATGTCGTACTGGATGTTTGCCCTGGCGATCACCGCTCTTGTACTCGCGGCGATTCCGGCCTTAATGACCGCAATCAATCTTTGTGTGTTTCATCCGCCGAAAAACCCGGATGCCGGCGCCCGCCCGGCAGGCATTTCGCTGCTGATCCCCGCGCGAAATGAAGAGCGTTCGATCGAAGCCTGTGTGGAAACGGCATTAAAGAGCGAAGGGGTCGACTTGGAGGTTGTGGTCTTAGACGATCACTCTGAGGATGCAACCGCGAATATTGTCGGACGGCTTGCCGAGCGAGACGATCGCGTGCGACTCGTCTCGGCGCCGACTCTCCCGGAGGACTGGTGCGGGAAGCAACATGCGTGCTTCCGACTTTCCCGATTCGCGACTCATGATCGGTTCTGCTTTATCGATGCCGATGTGCGAATTAAGCCGGGTGCTCTTGGGGCGATGAATGCCGAAATGGAGCGGCGCGGCGTCGACCTGCTCAGCGGCTTCCCTCGACAGGAAACCGGCACGCTTTTGGAAAAGTTGTTAATACCGCTGATCCCGTTCTTATTAATGGGATACCTGCCGCTGCCGATCGCGCGGCGCTCAAACTGGTCCGCCTTCGCGGCGGGTTGTGGGCAATTCTTCCTGACGACCCGATCGGCTTATGAGACGGTCGGTGGTCACGAGGCCGTAAAGCGATCGCTGCACGACGGTGTGACCCTCCCGCGGGCTTATCGGCGGGCGGGACTCAAGACCGATATTGTCGATCTCACGCCTTTAGCAACCTGCCGGATGTATCGCTCGAATGCCGAGGTCTGGAGCGGGCTGTCAAAAAATGCGACCGAGGGCCTGGCCTCGCCGATCGGCATCTGGGTCTGGACGTTTCTGCTGGCGGGAGGATTCTTACTGCCGTTCGCGCTGCGGTGGGAACCCCTAGACTGCGTCGAGCTTCCCCCTTCCGATGCATCGAAGGAAGTCTGGGACGATCACCAGCGATTCCTTGATGCTGACAAAGCGCTGGTGTTGATGCCGCAAATTGGCGTGGCGCTGGCACTGCTGACACGGCTGGTATTGGCGTGGCGGTTTCGACAGTCGCTCTTTGCGGCAGTGACTTATCCGGTGGGAATCGCGACTTTACTCGTACTGCAATGGTCCGCATTGGTCCGCAAACTCCTCGGTCGCCCGGAGTCCTGGAAGGGACGCAACTATACGGCGGCCACTTCCTCCACGCAGACGTAG
- the dps gene encoding DNA starvation/stationary phase protection protein Dps, with product MFWKRDVLNDADAKKVGDELQKVLVHLVDLSLTTKQAHWNLHGRTFFGVHEKLDEIVAAVREYVDEVAERMDQLGIAPDGRAQTVTASSTFEPYPDTFLTVGQTLTHMADRLSILSKVLRDASTAVADPDPPTEDLLIAITQTVEKYLWMLQAAQEADGE from the coding sequence ATGTTTTGGAAGCGAGATGTCTTAAACGATGCCGATGCGAAGAAGGTCGGCGATGAGTTGCAGAAGGTTTTGGTCCATCTGGTCGATCTGAGCCTCACGACGAAGCAGGCTCACTGGAATTTGCACGGCCGAACATTCTTCGGTGTGCACGAAAAGTTGGATGAGATCGTCGCAGCCGTCCGCGAGTATGTCGACGAGGTCGCGGAGCGAATGGATCAATTGGGGATCGCCCCCGACGGTCGCGCTCAGACGGTGACGGCCAGTTCGACGTTCGAGCCCTATCCCGACACATTCTTAACGGTCGGGCAGACGCTGACCCACATGGCCGATCGGCTGTCGATTCTTTCGAAGGTGCTTCGAGACGCCTCGACAGCAGTGGCCGATCCCGACCCGCCGACCGAAGATCTGCTGATCGCGATCACGCAGACGGTCGAGAAATACCTGTGGATGCTGCAAGCCGCGCAAGAAGCCGACGGCGAGTGA
- a CDS encoding HEAT repeat domain-containing protein has product MSCPPPVRSTDLVTNPHPVRARDAMAIGLISCILLVSPAMTSADVAQLRTGGELRGLGVDGAAPDDSRVTLTTPGGITVELHRDDVSEVKTRSPLLEEYETKARTIPDTGPAHWELSEWCRENRLKDERLRHLRRLVEFEPDHERARAALGHIRHDGEWLPRDEAMRRRGYVKHDGRYVTSQERDLMERAAAREERVQAWYPRVRLWAGWLFGGHSGRQLEAIENFERIDDPDAIPALRRFLSNSKSVPVRELYVATIVNIGGGAAVGPLVDQSLLDVNRRMRDLALDSITENQFPLAMTQYRRTLRSDKNIMVRRSGIGLGRVADQNAVPDLIASLITTHQYKVQVPDRSGTMSFSTAGSFGAGGASLPPDIDLMLRSGQLQNGVIVNDPAAAQNVRWKTVTINYNHKNPEILTALKKITGAEESFGYDERTWLAWWTAQKNGTF; this is encoded by the coding sequence ATGTCCTGCCCACCCCCCGTGCGATCGACCGACCTTGTTACTAATCCGCACCCGGTGCGTGCCCGAGACGCGATGGCAATCGGGTTGATCTCCTGCATTTTGTTGGTGTCGCCGGCGATGACGTCGGCCGATGTCGCGCAACTGCGAACAGGTGGGGAACTTCGAGGTCTGGGTGTCGACGGTGCGGCGCCGGACGACTCACGTGTCACGCTGACAACGCCGGGCGGGATCACGGTCGAACTGCATCGAGACGATGTCTCCGAAGTGAAGACCCGCTCGCCATTGCTCGAAGAATATGAGACGAAGGCCCGGACCATTCCCGATACGGGGCCCGCACACTGGGAGCTTTCAGAATGGTGCCGGGAGAATCGCTTGAAAGACGAGCGGCTCAGGCATCTGCGGAGGCTTGTGGAATTCGAACCTGATCACGAGCGTGCCCGCGCTGCCCTGGGCCACATACGTCATGATGGCGAGTGGCTGCCGCGGGATGAAGCGATGCGTCGTCGTGGATACGTCAAGCATGACGGGCGATATGTGACCTCGCAGGAACGTGATTTAATGGAACGCGCTGCCGCCCGCGAGGAGCGGGTGCAAGCGTGGTATCCTCGCGTCAGACTTTGGGCGGGTTGGCTTTTCGGCGGACATTCCGGCCGACAACTCGAAGCGATCGAGAACTTTGAGCGAATCGACGACCCCGACGCGATTCCTGCGCTGCGGCGTTTTCTGTCGAACTCCAAATCGGTGCCGGTGCGAGAATTGTATGTGGCGACAATCGTCAACATCGGGGGCGGGGCAGCCGTCGGTCCCCTTGTTGATCAATCCTTGCTCGACGTGAACCGCCGGATGAGAGATCTCGCACTCGATTCCATCACAGAAAATCAATTTCCGCTCGCCATGACCCAGTACCGTCGCACCCTGCGCAGCGACAAGAACATTATGGTCCGGCGGTCAGGGATCGGTCTGGGCCGCGTGGCCGATCAAAACGCCGTCCCTGACCTGATCGCTTCGCTGATTACGACCCATCAATATAAAGTCCAGGTACCCGATCGTAGCGGCACGATGAGCTTTTCAACGGCGGGTTCTTTCGGAGCCGGAGGCGCATCCCTGCCTCCCGACATCGACTTAATGCTCCGCAGCGGGCAACTACAGAACGGTGTCATCGTGAACGATCCCGCGGCTGCTCAGAATGTTCGCTGGAAGACCGTGACGATCAATTACAATCATAAGAATCCTGAAATACTCACGGCCCTTAAGAAAATCACCGGGGCGGAAGAATCGTTCGGTTACGATGAACGTACTTGGCTGGCTTGGTGGACGGCGCAAAAAAACGGGACGTTCTGA